The Desmonostoc muscorum LEGE 12446 genome includes a region encoding these proteins:
- the ssuD gene encoding FMNH2-dependent alkanesulfonate monooxygenase, with the protein MQILWFIPTGSRDGRYLGTDIGSRVATPDYLQQIAQAVDSLGYTGALLPTGRSCEDAWITAAAFISVTKQMKFLVAIRPGITSPGAAARMAATFDRISKGRLLINVVTGGDPVHLAGDGLHLSHDDRYDLTDEFLHVWRGIVSGETVDFKGNYLDIKGGKLLFPPVQKPYPPLWFGGSSAAAKRVAAKHIDVYLTWGEPPQQVAQKIAEVRRLAAEQGRTVRFGIRLHVIVRETESAAWDAANELIKYVDEEAIATAQKDLASSDSEGQRRMSQLHNGSRQTLEISPNLWTGIGLVRGGAGTALVGDPDTVTARMLEYQELGIETFVFSGYPHLEEAYRTAELLFPRLPLQNQSAPPIPQVLSHFGETTANEKFAKQLTAAS; encoded by the coding sequence ATGCAAATTCTTTGGTTTATTCCTACTGGATCTCGTGACGGACGCTATTTAGGCACAGATATTGGCTCTCGTGTTGCTACACCTGATTATTTGCAGCAAATTGCCCAAGCTGTGGATAGTTTAGGTTACACAGGGGCATTGTTACCCACAGGGCGTTCTTGTGAAGATGCTTGGATTACTGCTGCGGCTTTCATATCTGTTACCAAGCAAATGAAATTTCTCGTGGCAATTCGTCCAGGAATCACTTCTCCTGGCGCTGCGGCACGGATGGCAGCAACATTTGACCGAATTTCTAAGGGAAGATTGTTGATTAATGTGGTGACAGGTGGAGATCCGGTGCATCTTGCTGGGGATGGCTTGCATCTGAGTCATGACGATCGCTATGATTTAACCGATGAATTCTTGCATGTTTGGCGGGGTATCGTCAGCGGTGAAACAGTTGATTTTAAAGGAAACTACCTAGACATCAAAGGTGGTAAACTCCTATTCCCGCCAGTTCAAAAACCCTATCCACCTTTGTGGTTTGGTGGTTCATCTGCTGCTGCCAAGCGAGTTGCTGCCAAACATATAGATGTGTATCTGACTTGGGGAGAACCTCCGCAACAAGTTGCACAAAAAATTGCTGAAGTTCGGCGACTGGCGGCAGAACAAGGCAGAACAGTACGTTTTGGTATTCGTTTGCATGTAATTGTGCGAGAAACCGAGTCTGCGGCTTGGGATGCAGCCAATGAGTTAATTAAGTATGTGGATGAAGAAGCGATCGCCACAGCTCAAAAAGACCTTGCTAGTTCTGATTCTGAAGGACAGCGGCGCATGAGTCAACTACATAATGGCTCTCGGCAAACCCTAGAAATTAGCCCCAACCTCTGGACAGGAATTGGATTAGTGCGGGGTGGTGCTGGTACTGCTTTAGTTGGAGATCCCGACACCGTTACCGCTAGGATGCTGGAATATCAAGAACTAGGAATAGAAACTTTTGTTTTTTCTGGATATCCGCACTTAGAAGAAGCATATCGCACCGCTGAATTATTATTCCCACGCCTACCTTTGCAGAACCAATCTGCACCTCCAATACCACAAGTCTTGAGTCATTTTGGCGAAACAACCGCCAATGAAAAATTTGCTAAACAACTAACAGCTGCCTCATAA